A genomic stretch from Algoriphagus halophilus includes:
- a CDS encoding response regulator: MKNIKILPAFIVDDDPFWTEVLKQILQKIGFTKIHTFEDGQSCLKNIHLNPALVFLDYQMENSNGLDILQEVKGYYPGIEVIFCTALENLEVAIAAMEFGSVEYLLKTTVTEELVTDLVSNFQSSQVA, translated from the coding sequence ATGAAAAATATTAAAATCTTACCTGCCTTTATTGTTGATGACGATCCCTTTTGGACTGAAGTCTTAAAACAGATTCTTCAGAAGATCGGATTTACCAAAATCCACACCTTTGAAGATGGACAAAGCTGTCTAAAAAATATCCATCTCAACCCAGCATTGGTTTTTTTAGACTACCAAATGGAAAACTCCAATGGATTGGATATCCTTCAGGAAGTGAAAGGGTACTACCCTGGCATCGAAGTGATCTTTTGTACAGCATTGGAAAACCTGGAAGTGGCGATTGCAGCCATGGAATTTGGTTCCGTAGAATATCTACTCAAAACTACAGTCACTGAGGAACTGGTGACGGATCTGGTTTCCAATTTTCAATCTTCTCAAGTAGCCTAA
- a CDS encoding DUF4184 family protein, protein MPFTFSHPAAILPFSNTSNRLSQTGLVIGSIVPDLEFYLQLKLNENIGHTLKGILLFDLPVAFMMALIFHCLIKIPLVKASPVWIQSRTIQYLGLNWLSSLKTNWIGILCSMLLGILTHLILDGMTHYDGWMVELFPVFQETLGDGLLEIPMYDFLQYAFSFLGLVWVLYSLTQLKVLIVLDFESSKKRRFWKMTFMGFGLAVLFRMLFYPDFISFWDVFMMGVGAFIYGVIFASIGYLLAGNRSLNRDRKLHEFVNSRSVDPGFKSRSLLIKQNQFFGLFGQRIMNVNYLVNETQVIISQPSDIQIDEISLIRKYFGQFTSQGFGSTAFSLADHFHFQGGFFVSSYRKVADLYFHVCKSLKKYINTPLKLIGFLGLIFIPIAANGQEKPFDPALREQFIQKASELRAAEKYGEAISQLDSILLHHPADAQILLFKGDLCLQNQDFSQAVEVFHQLIPLDYESTIVKINLSYALFMSKKPSKALEAAFTAWSQDSKNKSATVNYFNALLWNIKTKEAEAFLSENTELVDPDQSLVMKARLYTTAGNYSNGLAYYDSLVQQFPKAPYIQEYAEVLIGKKQWKKADHILKKYEPELSSSQLQKLNGLISDRSVQTVGVTLGFFADVAKNTRTEQAAFWQNPRNAPVQIGFRAGASQVKALEGQVTNSSFLAGGANIVWSQAWQSSGELMVQQVKPGTGDSFIGITGKFETKFQPNDRRMVGITYGSDLLNFTADLLGKNIRSQNLGYVTHLMFGGKTGFYSQGSYGILNDQNSRIQFFGSIYRLLRTEPTLKTGVNFSALSYRDSETTLYFAPNRFMSAEVFVDYSTPMPLVSKMAFKIQAAGGFQQIEKQPLAPSFRAQAELNYRVNGFDLGLNGQFSNVAASSGTGYKFQYFTFKVSKNFK, encoded by the coding sequence ATGCCCTTTACGTTTTCACATCCAGCTGCAATTCTTCCTTTTTCAAATACTTCCAACCGCCTTTCTCAAACAGGATTGGTCATTGGGAGTATCGTGCCTGATTTGGAGTTTTACCTTCAGCTAAAATTAAATGAAAATATTGGGCATACACTGAAAGGTATTTTGCTTTTTGACCTACCGGTAGCGTTTATGATGGCATTGATCTTTCATTGCCTGATTAAAATCCCATTAGTTAAAGCTTCACCCGTGTGGATTCAATCCAGAACCATCCAATACCTGGGATTGAATTGGCTGAGCTCACTGAAAACAAACTGGATAGGAATTTTATGCTCTATGCTTCTGGGAATCCTTACCCATTTGATTTTGGATGGAATGACTCATTACGATGGATGGATGGTGGAGCTATTTCCCGTATTTCAAGAAACATTAGGGGACGGACTGTTAGAGATTCCGATGTACGATTTCTTGCAGTATGCCTTCAGCTTCCTTGGGCTGGTTTGGGTTCTTTATTCCCTAACCCAGTTAAAGGTCTTGATTGTACTAGACTTTGAAAGCTCCAAGAAACGTAGATTTTGGAAGATGACCTTCATGGGGTTTGGTTTGGCAGTCCTATTCCGAATGTTATTCTATCCTGATTTTATCTCCTTTTGGGATGTATTTATGATGGGAGTAGGGGCTTTTATTTATGGAGTCATCTTCGCGTCAATAGGCTACCTACTGGCAGGAAATAGAAGCTTAAACCGTGATCGCAAGCTCCACGAATTTGTCAATTCCAGAAGTGTTGATCCAGGGTTCAAAAGCAGATCCCTTTTGATAAAGCAAAATCAATTTTTTGGATTGTTCGGCCAGCGTATAATGAATGTGAATTACCTCGTTAACGAAACCCAGGTCATTATCAGTCAACCCTCGGATATCCAAATAGACGAGATCAGCCTCATTCGAAAGTATTTCGGGCAATTTACCTCTCAGGGATTCGGTAGCACTGCCTTTAGCCTCGCCGATCACTTCCACTTTCAAGGCGGGTTTTTCGTTTCCAGTTATCGAAAAGTTGCTGATCTGTATTTCCATGTTTGCAAGAGTTTGAAGAAATATATCAATACTCCTCTTAAACTTATAGGCTTTTTGGGATTAATTTTTATTCCGATTGCCGCAAATGGACAGGAAAAGCCTTTTGATCCAGCCCTTAGAGAACAGTTTATCCAGAAAGCAAGTGAACTGAGAGCGGCAGAAAAATATGGGGAGGCGATTAGTCAATTGGATAGCATCCTGCTTCACCATCCAGCCGATGCACAGATTTTGTTATTCAAAGGAGATCTTTGTTTGCAGAATCAGGATTTTTCCCAAGCGGTAGAGGTATTCCATCAATTGATTCCATTGGACTATGAATCCACCATTGTCAAAATCAATCTTTCTTACGCCTTGTTCATGAGCAAAAAGCCTTCCAAAGCTTTGGAAGCAGCATTTACCGCTTGGAGTCAAGATTCCAAAAACAAAAGTGCCACGGTCAATTACTTCAATGCACTTCTTTGGAATATCAAAACCAAGGAAGCTGAAGCTTTCCTTTCTGAGAATACGGAATTGGTAGATCCGGACCAATCCTTGGTGATGAAAGCCAGATTGTATACCACGGCAGGAAATTATTCCAATGGGCTAGCCTATTACGATTCTTTGGTCCAGCAATTCCCGAAAGCTCCTTACATCCAAGAATATGCAGAGGTTTTGATCGGTAAGAAACAATGGAAGAAAGCAGATCATATTCTTAAGAAATACGAACCTGAACTTTCCTCTTCTCAACTCCAGAAATTGAATGGATTGATCAGTGATCGATCTGTCCAAACAGTGGGAGTCACCCTTGGGTTTTTTGCTGATGTTGCTAAAAACACAAGAACTGAGCAAGCTGCTTTTTGGCAAAATCCAAGGAATGCCCCGGTACAAATCGGATTCCGGGCTGGGGCAAGTCAGGTCAAAGCTCTAGAAGGACAGGTTACCAACTCCAGTTTTTTAGCGGGTGGCGCTAATATAGTATGGAGTCAAGCTTGGCAGAGTAGTGGGGAATTGATGGTTCAGCAAGTGAAACCAGGTACTGGAGATTCTTTTATAGGAATTACCGGGAAATTCGAAACCAAGTTCCAGCCCAATGATCGACGGATGGTTGGGATCACCTATGGGTCCGACTTGTTGAACTTCACTGCAGATCTCTTAGGCAAGAATATCAGAAGTCAAAATCTAGGGTATGTAACTCACCTGATGTTTGGTGGGAAAACCGGGTTTTATTCTCAGGGAAGTTATGGGATCCTCAATGATCAGAATTCCAGAATCCAGTTTTTTGGATCAATCTATCGACTGCTCAGAACAGAGCCTACCCTAAAAACGGGGGTGAACTTTTCTGCCTTGAGCTATCGTGATTCTGAAACTACTTTGTATTTCGCTCCGAATCGATTTATGAGTGCAGAGGTATTTGTGGATTATAGCACACCCATGCCTTTGGTATCTAAAATGGCTTTCAAAATACAAGCTGCCGGAGGATTCCAACAAATCGAAAAACAACCATTAGCCCCTTCATTCAGGGCCCAAGCAGAATTGAATTACAGAGTCAATGGGTTTGATTTAGGGCTCAATGGGCAGTTTTCCAATGTGGCTGCTTCTTCTGGAACAGGATATAAATTTCAATACTTCACCTTCAAAGTATCTAAAAACTTTAAGTAG